Proteins encoded within one genomic window of Mycolicibacterium monacense:
- the nhaA gene encoding Na+/H+ antiporter NhaA codes for MTPTPGEADLTNTPAPRARRSVLSRGSWSETARIAGILRKETVGGAVLLVASAVALVWANSPWAESYFALRDLKIGAEPFGLHLNLTLGTWAADGLLAVFFLVVGLELKREFVAGDLRDPARAALPMAAAVGGMVVPALIFVAVTAPVGDGATRGWAIPTATDIAFAVAVLAVISTHLPAALRTFLLTLAVVDDLLAVTVIAVFYTDEINLTALGLSIVPLALFALCVQRRIRSWWLLLPLGVATWVLVHESGVHATVAGVLLGFTVPVLRSVAAGGPEAGPGLAEHFEHRLRPLSAGVAVPVFAFFAAGVAIGGVSGLTRALSDPITLGIILGLVVGKPVGIFLTTRVLTAVTRANLDDALRWIDVFGVALLAGIGFTVSLLIGDLAYGLGSDRDDFVKVGVLTGSLVAALIAAVLLRVRNRHYRAVWLQETADTDRDGVPDVYQSQRD; via the coding sequence ATGACCCCTACCCCTGGTGAGGCCGATTTGACGAACACCCCCGCCCCGCGAGCACGACGCTCGGTACTGTCCCGGGGCTCCTGGTCGGAGACGGCGCGCATCGCCGGGATCCTGCGCAAGGAGACCGTCGGCGGTGCGGTGTTGCTGGTGGCGTCGGCCGTCGCCCTGGTGTGGGCCAACTCGCCGTGGGCCGAGTCCTACTTCGCGCTGCGCGACCTGAAGATCGGGGCGGAGCCGTTCGGCCTGCACCTGAACCTCACCCTGGGCACCTGGGCGGCCGACGGCCTGCTGGCCGTCTTCTTCCTCGTCGTCGGCCTCGAACTCAAACGGGAATTCGTCGCGGGCGATCTGCGGGACCCGGCGCGGGCGGCCCTGCCGATGGCCGCGGCCGTCGGCGGGATGGTGGTTCCGGCGTTGATCTTCGTGGCCGTCACCGCCCCCGTCGGTGACGGCGCCACCCGCGGCTGGGCCATCCCCACGGCCACCGACATCGCGTTCGCCGTCGCGGTGCTCGCGGTGATCTCCACCCATCTGCCCGCCGCGCTGCGCACCTTCCTGCTGACACTGGCCGTCGTCGACGATCTGCTCGCGGTGACGGTGATCGCGGTGTTCTACACCGACGAGATCAACCTCACAGCGCTCGGGTTGTCGATCGTCCCGCTCGCGCTGTTCGCACTGTGTGTGCAGCGGCGGATCCGGTCGTGGTGGCTGCTGCTGCCGCTCGGCGTGGCCACCTGGGTGCTGGTGCACGAATCCGGGGTGCACGCCACCGTCGCCGGGGTCCTGCTCGGATTCACCGTTCCGGTCCTGCGCAGCGTCGCCGCGGGCGGGCCCGAGGCCGGGCCGGGGCTGGCCGAGCACTTCGAGCACCGCCTTCGTCCGCTGTCGGCGGGGGTGGCGGTGCCGGTGTTCGCCTTCTTCGCCGCCGGGGTCGCGATCGGCGGGGTGAGCGGTCTCACCAGGGCTTTGAGCGATCCGATCACCCTCGGGATCATCCTGGGCCTGGTGGTGGGCAAACCGGTGGGCATCTTCCTCACGACCCGCGTGCTGACCGCGGTCACCCGGGCCAACCTCGACGACGCGCTGCGCTGGATCGACGTGTTCGGCGTCGCGTTGCTGGCCGGGATCGGTTTCACGGTGTCCCTGCTCATCGGCGACCTCGCCTACGGTCTGGGGTCCGATCGTGACGATTTTGTGAAGGTCGGGGTGCTCACCGGATCCCTGGTCGCGGCGTTGATCGCGGCGGTGCTGCTGAGGGTCCGCAACCGCCACTACCGGGCAGTTTGGCTGCAGGAGACGGCCGATACGGACCGCGACGGAGTGCCCGACGTGTACCAGTCTCAACGCGACTGA